The following proteins come from a genomic window of Mauremys mutica isolate MM-2020 ecotype Southern chromosome 7, ASM2049712v1, whole genome shotgun sequence:
- the PELI3 gene encoding E3 ubiquitin-protein ligase pellino homolog 3 isoform X2 produces the protein MVLEGSPEAVSSQSLDLRRSSPKGSRIFPSAGEGSLLHKEAVKYGELIVLGYNGSLASGDKGRRRSRIALFKRPKANGVKPDVIHHISTPLVSKALSNKGQHSISYTLSRSHSVIVEYTHDCDTDMFQIGRSTENMIDFVVTDTAPGGSCTSDGQSAQSTISRYACRIICERSPPYTARIYAAGFDSSRNIFLGERAAKWRTPDGLMDGLTTNGVLVMHPTGGFSEDSAPGVWREISVCGNVYALRDSRSAQQRGKLVQTESNVLQDGSLIDLCGATLLWRTTAGLLLTPTLKQLEALRQETNAARPQCPVGFNTLAFPSLAQRGVVDKQQPWVYVNCGHVHGYHNWGFRKEKGGLERECPMCRRAGPYVPLWLGCEAGLYLDAGRPTHAFCPCGHVCSQKTVQYWAQIPLPHGTHAFHAACPFCGTWLTGERGFVRLIFQGPMD, from the exons ATGGTGCTGGAGGGCAGCCCCGAGGCCGTCAGCTCCCAGTCCCTGGATCTGCGGCGATCCTCCCCCAAGGGCTCCCGGATcttcccctctgctggagagggCTCCCTGCTGCACAAAGAGGCTGTGAAGTATGGAGAGCTCATTGTGCTGGG atacaatgGCTCCCTGGCCAGTGGGGACAAGGGCCGACGCCGCAGCCGCATCGCACTCTTCAAGAGGCCAAAGGCCAATGGGGTGAAGCCGGACGTGATACACCACATCTCCACCCCCCTTGTCTCCAAG gCGCTCAGTAACAAGGGCCAGCACAGCATCTCCTACACGCTGTCCCGCAGCCACTCCGTGATTGTGGAATATACGCATGACTGTGATACGGACATGTTCCAG ATTGGCCGCTCCACGGAGAACATGATTGACTTTGTGGTGACGGACACGGCACCTGGGGGAAGCTGCACCAGTGACGGGCAGTCTGCCCAAAGCACTATCTCGCGCTATGCCTGCCGCATCATCTGCGAGCGCAGCCCTCCCTACACCGCCCGGATCTACGCTGCAGGCTTCGACTCCTCGCGCAACATCTTCCTTGGA GAGAGGGCGGCCAAGTGGAGGACGCCGGATGGGCTGATGGATGGGCTGACGACCAATGGGGTGCTGGTGATGCACCCCACAGGGGGCTTCAGTGAGGACTCGGCGCCTGGGGTCTGGCGCGAGATCTCAGTGTGTGGGAATGTGTACGCCCTGCGCGACAGCCGCTCCGCGCAACAGCGGGGGAAGCTG GTGCAGACCGAGTCCAACGTGCTGCAGGACGGCTCGCTCATCGACCTGTGCGGGGCCACGCTGCTGTGGCGGACCACAGCGGGGCTGCTGCTGACGCCCACcctcaagcagctggaggcactgCGCCAGGAGACCAATGCTGCCCGCCCCCAGTGCCCCGTGGGCTTCAACACGCtggccttccccagcctggcccagcgcGGCGTAGTGGACAAACAGCAGCCCTGGGTCTATGTCAACTGCGGCCACGTCCACGGCTACCACAACTGGGGCTTCCGCAAGGAGAAGGGGGGGCTGGAGCGGGAGTGCCCCATGTGCCGCCGAGCTGGGCCCTACGTGCCGCTCTGGCTGGGCTGCGAGGCCGGGTTGTACCTGGACGCAGGCCGGCCCACCCACGCCTTCTGCCCCTGCGGCCACGTCTGCTCCCAAAAGACTGTGCAGTACTGGGCCCAGATCCCGCTGCCCCACGGCACCCACGCCTTCCATGCTGCCTGCCCCTTCTGTGGCACCTGGCTCACAGGCGAGCGGGGATTTGTGCGTCTCATCTTCCAGGGCCCCATGGACTGA
- the PELI3 gene encoding E3 ubiquitin-protein ligase pellino homolog 3 isoform X1, with protein sequence MRMVLEGSPEAVSSQSLDLRRSSPKGSRIFPSAGEGSLLHKEAVKYGELIVLGYNGSLASGDKGRRRSRIALFKRPKANGVKPDVIHHISTPLVSKALSNKGQHSISYTLSRSHSVIVEYTHDCDTDMFQIGRSTENMIDFVVTDTAPGGSCTSDGQSAQSTISRYACRIICERSPPYTARIYAAGFDSSRNIFLGERAAKWRTPDGLMDGLTTNGVLVMHPTGGFSEDSAPGVWREISVCGNVYALRDSRSAQQRGKLVQTESNVLQDGSLIDLCGATLLWRTTAGLLLTPTLKQLEALRQETNAARPQCPVGFNTLAFPSLAQRGVVDKQQPWVYVNCGHVHGYHNWGFRKEKGGLERECPMCRRAGPYVPLWLGCEAGLYLDAGRPTHAFCPCGHVCSQKTVQYWAQIPLPHGTHAFHAACPFCGTWLTGERGFVRLIFQGPMD encoded by the exons ATGAG gATGGTGCTGGAGGGCAGCCCCGAGGCCGTCAGCTCCCAGTCCCTGGATCTGCGGCGATCCTCCCCCAAGGGCTCCCGGATcttcccctctgctggagagggCTCCCTGCTGCACAAAGAGGCTGTGAAGTATGGAGAGCTCATTGTGCTGGG atacaatgGCTCCCTGGCCAGTGGGGACAAGGGCCGACGCCGCAGCCGCATCGCACTCTTCAAGAGGCCAAAGGCCAATGGGGTGAAGCCGGACGTGATACACCACATCTCCACCCCCCTTGTCTCCAAG gCGCTCAGTAACAAGGGCCAGCACAGCATCTCCTACACGCTGTCCCGCAGCCACTCCGTGATTGTGGAATATACGCATGACTGTGATACGGACATGTTCCAG ATTGGCCGCTCCACGGAGAACATGATTGACTTTGTGGTGACGGACACGGCACCTGGGGGAAGCTGCACCAGTGACGGGCAGTCTGCCCAAAGCACTATCTCGCGCTATGCCTGCCGCATCATCTGCGAGCGCAGCCCTCCCTACACCGCCCGGATCTACGCTGCAGGCTTCGACTCCTCGCGCAACATCTTCCTTGGA GAGAGGGCGGCCAAGTGGAGGACGCCGGATGGGCTGATGGATGGGCTGACGACCAATGGGGTGCTGGTGATGCACCCCACAGGGGGCTTCAGTGAGGACTCGGCGCCTGGGGTCTGGCGCGAGATCTCAGTGTGTGGGAATGTGTACGCCCTGCGCGACAGCCGCTCCGCGCAACAGCGGGGGAAGCTG GTGCAGACCGAGTCCAACGTGCTGCAGGACGGCTCGCTCATCGACCTGTGCGGGGCCACGCTGCTGTGGCGGACCACAGCGGGGCTGCTGCTGACGCCCACcctcaagcagctggaggcactgCGCCAGGAGACCAATGCTGCCCGCCCCCAGTGCCCCGTGGGCTTCAACACGCtggccttccccagcctggcccagcgcGGCGTAGTGGACAAACAGCAGCCCTGGGTCTATGTCAACTGCGGCCACGTCCACGGCTACCACAACTGGGGCTTCCGCAAGGAGAAGGGGGGGCTGGAGCGGGAGTGCCCCATGTGCCGCCGAGCTGGGCCCTACGTGCCGCTCTGGCTGGGCTGCGAGGCCGGGTTGTACCTGGACGCAGGCCGGCCCACCCACGCCTTCTGCCCCTGCGGCCACGTCTGCTCCCAAAAGACTGTGCAGTACTGGGCCCAGATCCCGCTGCCCCACGGCACCCACGCCTTCCATGCTGCCTGCCCCTTCTGTGGCACCTGGCTCACAGGCGAGCGGGGATTTGTGCGTCTCATCTTCCAGGGCCCCATGGACTGA